Proteins encoded together in one Syntrophorhabdus sp. window:
- a CDS encoding LamB/YcsF family protein: MRGVFDLNCDVGESFGAWVMGNDAEVMRHVTSANIACGVHASDPGVMRRTAWLCKQYGVMAGAHPGYPDLQGFGRRRMDMERGEIIDWVIYQVGALRGFTSLAGIPLRHVKLHGALYNRVSQEEELLLDIAGAVRGAFGDVVFVTLASPASGELKQRFRSSGVRVALEAFPDRAYTEEGALVARGHEGAVIKDARIIASRAIGMVREGCIESVNGRRIACEIDTLCIHGDNKESALAAPLIREYAAREGIAVRPLVSFV; this comes from the coding sequence ATGCGTGGTGTGTTCGATCTTAACTGCGATGTGGGTGAGTCCTTCGGGGCGTGGGTGATGGGGAATGACGCGGAGGTGATGCGCCATGTGACGTCCGCGAACATCGCCTGTGGTGTTCATGCCTCGGATCCGGGAGTGATGAGGAGAACCGCGTGGCTCTGCAAGCAATACGGTGTCATGGCCGGAGCGCACCCCGGTTACCCTGACCTCCAGGGATTCGGGAGGCGCCGCATGGATATGGAGCGCGGCGAGATCATCGACTGGGTGATCTACCAGGTGGGAGCGCTGAGAGGCTTCACATCCCTTGCGGGGATACCCCTCCGGCATGTGAAGCTTCACGGCGCATTATACAATCGTGTGTCACAGGAGGAAGAGCTCCTTCTCGACATCGCGGGCGCGGTTCGCGGGGCCTTCGGTGATGTCGTCTTCGTGACGCTTGCCTCCCCGGCTTCGGGAGAACTGAAGCAACGCTTCCGGTCTTCGGGTGTTCGTGTCGCCCTCGAGGCGTTTCCCGACCGGGCATATACCGAAGAGGGGGCGCTCGTCGCGCGCGGCCATGAGGGAGCGGTGATAAAGGATGCCAGGATCATTGCCAGTCGGGCGATAGGGATGGTGAGGGAAGGGTGCATAGAAAGCGTGAACGGGCGGCGGATAGCCTGCGAGATCGACACGCTCTGTATTCATGGCGACAACAAAGAGAGTGCCCTCGCCGCGCCGCTCATCCGGGAATATGCCGCCCGGGAGGGGATAGCGGTCAGGCCCCTCGTCTCTTTCGTGTGA
- the pxpB gene encoding 5-oxoprolinase subunit PxpB gives MDIERFGEQGIRVIFGQAIDDATHESVRRFFLYTSSLGIPGITEIIPSFRSCLIHFDRDRARFEDLTEMLKAMEDDWRRMPLPDVQRVEIPVMYGGDYGPDMDFVCSYSGLSPDEVVEIHSRATYRVHALGFMPGFPYLGPLDRRIYVPRQETPVLKVPQGSVGIAQLQTGIYPFESPAGWRIIGRTMVRLFDHLNPPFSLLNFGDIVRFVRV, from the coding sequence ATGGATATCGAACGCTTCGGTGAACAGGGTATCAGGGTCATCTTCGGGCAGGCGATCGACGACGCGACCCATGAATCGGTGCGCCGTTTCTTCCTTTACACGAGCTCTCTCGGCATCCCCGGCATTACCGAGATCATCCCCTCCTTCAGGTCCTGTCTTATCCACTTCGACAGGGATCGCGCCCGCTTCGAAGACCTCACGGAAATGCTTAAGGCAATGGAGGACGATTGGCGAAGGATGCCTCTTCCCGATGTGCAGCGGGTCGAGATTCCCGTCATGTACGGAGGTGACTACGGGCCGGACATGGATTTCGTCTGCTCCTATTCGGGGCTTTCCCCCGATGAGGTCGTGGAGATCCACTCACGGGCCACCTACCGTGTCCATGCCCTGGGTTTCATGCCCGGATTTCCCTATCTCGGTCCGCTCGACAGGAGGATCTATGTGCCGCGGCAGGAGACACCCGTCCTCAAGGTTCCCCAGGGTTCGGTGGGCATCGCCCAGCTTCAGACCGGGATCTATCCCTTCGAGTCGCCGGCGGGCTGGCGGATCATCGGCAGGACCATGGTCAGGCTCTTCGATCATCTGAATCCGCCTTTCAGTCTTCTCAATTTTGGTGATATCGTGAGGTTCGTGCGGGTATGA
- a CDS encoding biotin-dependent carboxyltransferase, whose amino-acid sequence MIEVLSPGFLSIVVDRGRQGYGHIGVPSSRELDRHASAIARYLVGIPEDAPLIEVMGNDLRLRILEEMTFAITGAKVKAAFEGEPLRPWSAVHAKKGGVLRVAEVLEGLRYYVAFSGVIDVEPVMGSSTTNLECTFGGFHGRPLMKGDRLTLRDIREPAGLLTVPETMIPSTREPHLIRVITGPEADRFAPGSVRFLAKRKETVLFKATSRLNRTGIRLEGDPLIFRDDAEQSIISEGLLPGTIQVPPDGHPIITLAERTVGGYARLATVADADMDALAQIRPGDRVVLSSIDIAEAERLWRAGRDARSFYCKKQ is encoded by the coding sequence ATGATAGAGGTTCTCAGTCCGGGTTTTCTGTCCATCGTTGTGGACCGCGGCAGGCAGGGCTACGGACACATAGGTGTCCCGTCTTCCCGGGAGCTCGATCGCCATGCCTCGGCGATTGCGCGCTATCTCGTCGGCATACCCGAGGATGCACCCCTCATCGAGGTCATGGGAAACGACCTCAGGTTGCGTATCCTGGAAGAGATGACCTTTGCCATCACGGGAGCGAAGGTCAAGGCCGCTTTCGAAGGTGAGCCCCTGCGTCCCTGGTCGGCCGTTCACGCGAAGAAGGGCGGTGTCCTGCGGGTCGCGGAGGTTCTGGAGGGGTTGCGGTATTACGTGGCGTTCTCGGGCGTCATCGATGTGGAACCCGTGATGGGCAGCTCAACGACAAATCTCGAATGTACCTTCGGCGGTTTTCACGGCAGGCCCCTCATGAAGGGAGACAGGCTGACATTGCGGGACATCCGTGAACCCGCCGGGCTCCTGACCGTTCCCGAAACAATGATACCCTCCACGCGGGAGCCCCACCTGATCAGGGTCATCACCGGCCCCGAGGCCGACCGTTTCGCGCCCGGGTCGGTCAGATTCCTGGCGAAGCGGAAGGAAACGGTTCTTTTCAAGGCCACCTCGAGGCTCAACCGGACGGGTATTCGCCTTGAAGGGGACCCGCTCATCTTCCGGGACGACGCGGAGCAGAGCATCATATCCGAGGGCCTCCTGCCGGGAACCATCCAGGTCCCGCCCGATGGGCACCCCATCATCACCCTCGCGGAGCGGACCGTCGGAGGCTACGCCCGGCTGGCAACGGTGGCGGACGCGGACATGGACGCGCTGGCCCAGATAAGACCAGGGGACAGGGTCGTCCTGAGCTCCATCGATATCGCCGAGGCCGAGCGCCTCTGGAGGGCGGGAAGGGACGCGCGTTCTTTTTACTGCAAGAAACAGTAA